From Juglans regia cultivar Chandler chromosome 6, Walnut 2.0, whole genome shotgun sequence, the proteins below share one genomic window:
- the LOC108989524 gene encoding S-adenosylmethionine decarboxylase proenzyme-like translates to MTTDRQPPPPPPSPIGFEGFEKRLEVAFSEPPIFKDPEGLGLRALTRPQLDSILEPASCTIVSQLSNSEFDSYVLSESSLFVYPFKIVLKTCGTTKLLLSVAPILRLAESLSLAVNSVKYSRGSFIFPNYQPAPHRSFGEEVAVLNEFFGHMHGKAFVIGDPSAPNRNWYIYSAIKEGEKSVTANRTNEITLEMCMTGLDREKAAVFFKKSDYVAREMTKLSGISEIIPSHVICDFDFDPCGYSMNGIDGLAYSTVHVTPEDGFSYASYEALGFDPESIRFEPLVKRVLSCFGPTEFSVAVTCRGGWVHQWAVADVEGYTCNSLVKQELPGGGTVVYLSYSAKAKGVCAPRTPCAPTKAVMQCWKEAVAVTDEVEVMACPWISSA, encoded by the coding sequence ATGACCACCGACCGtcagccaccaccaccaccgcctTCACCAATCGGGTTCGAAGGCTTCGAGAAGAGGCTCGAGGTGGCATTCTCGGAGCCACCCATTTTCAAGGACCCAGAGGGGCTCGGTCTCCGAGCCCTGACTCGACCCCAGCTCGACTCCATTCTCGAGCCAGCTAGCTGCACCATCGTGTCCCAACTCTCTAACTCTGAGTTCGATTCCTACGTTCTCTCCGAGTCCAGCCTCTTCGTCTATCCATTCAAAATCGTTCTCAAGACATGTGGGACCACCAAGCTGCTCTTGTCTGTCGCACCGATTCTCCGACTTGCCGAGTCTCTCTCGCTCGCCGTCAACTCCGTTAAATACTCTCGGGGAAGCTTCATTTTTCCAAATTACCAACCTGCCCCTCACCGGAGCTTCGGCGAAGAAGTCGCCGTGTTGAACGAGTTCTTCGGGCATATGCACGGTAAGGCCTTTGTGATCGGCGATCCCAGCGCCCCAAATCGTAACTGGTACATTTACTCGGCGATTAAGGAGGGTGAGAAATCGGTGACGGCTAATCGGACGAACGAGATCACTCTTGAGATGTGCATGACCGGTTTGGACCGCGAGAAGGCGGCCGTATTTTTCAAGAAATCGGACTATGTGGCTCGTGAAATGACCAAATTGTCCGGGATATCAGAGATCATTCCTTCGCACGTGATCTGTGACTTTGATTTTGACCCGTGCGGGTACTCGATGAATGGGATCGACGGTCTAGCATACTCGACGGTGCACGTGACCCCAGAGGACGGCTTCAGTTACGCGAGCTACGAGGCCTTGGGGTTCGACCCGGAGTCGATCCGGTTCGAGCCACTAGTGAAGAGGGTGCTGAGCTGTTTCGGACCTACCGAGTTCTCCGTTGCGGTCACATGCCGCGGAGGTTGGGTCCATCAATGGGCGGTAGCCGACGTGGAGGGATACACGTGTAACAGTTTGGTGAAACAGGAGCTTCCAGGTGGGGGGACCGTAGTGTACCTGTCGTACTCGGCGAAGGCCAAGGGTGTGTGTGCCCCGCGCACACCTTGCGCACCTACCAAGGCTGTCATGCAGTGCTGGAAGGAGGCGGTGGCGGTGACGGATGAAGTGGAGGTCATGGCGTGTCCTTGGATTTCATCAGCGTAg